Below is a genomic region from uncultured Erythrobacter sp..
CAGAAGGCCGGGCGCACGAAGATCGCATCGTAAAGCTCGTCGAAATACCATTTGCGAAACACGAAATTGTGCAGCCAGCCAAAGCGCGCGACGAACTTTGCGGGGATGTCAGGCTTGGCGATGTAGGCAACATATGCACCGGCAAAGCCGAGAACCATTACGACGGTCGCGGTCAGCTTCACCCACAGCGGCACAGCGTGCAGACCGTGGATTAGGTTCTCGTTGAAGTAGATAGAACCACCCCAGAATGCGCCATTCACGGCATCCGAAGCGCCGTCGATGAACGGATATTTGAACACAAAGCCTGCGAAGAGCGCACCGAGCGTCAAGACGCCCAGCGGAATGAGCATGGTGATCGGGCTCTCATGCGGATGGTATCCACCGGTCGTGTCCTCGCCCGCTTCTTCGGGTGTCTTGTGAACGCTGTGCTGGATGTGCTCGCTCTCGATCCAGCGCGGCTTGCCCCAGAAGGTGAGGAACATCAAACGCCAGCTGTAGAAGCTTGTCAGCAGCGCCGCGACCGCACCAGCCCAGAAAGCCATCTGCGAAATGCCAGTGCCGCGCGCCCATGCTGCCTCGAGGATCGCGTCCTTGGAGTAGAAGCCAGCGAAGCCGAACACGCCGAGCACGCCAACGCCGGTGATGGCCAGCGTCCCCGCCAGCATCGCCCAGAACGTTATCGGAATGCGTTTTCGGAGGTCCCCATAATACCGCATATCCTGCTCATGATGCATCGCGTGGATCACAGAGCCTGCGCCGAGGAACAGCAGCGCCTTGAAGAAGGCGTGCGTGAACAGGTGGAACATCGCCACGCCGTATGCGCCAACACCGGCGGCGAAGAACATATAGCCCAGCTGCGAGCAGGTTGAGTAAGCGATCACCCGCTTGATGTCCCACTGCGTCGTGCCGATTGTCGCGGCAAAGAAGCAGGTTGCAGCGCCCACCACAGCAACAATCGCCAGCGCGGTCGGAGCGGTTTCGAACATTGGCGACAGGCGGCACACCATGAACACGCCAGCGGTTACCATCGTCGCGGCGTGGATCAGCGCGCTCACCGGCGTCGGACCTTCCATCGCGTCAGGCAGCCATGTGTGCAGGCCCAGCTGCGCCGACTTGCCCATCGCACCGATGAAGAGCAGGATGCACAGAATATCCATCGTATAGAGGCGCATGCCAAGGAAGCCGATGGTCGACCCGCTCATCGCAGGTGCGGCGGCCAGAATCTCGGGTATCGAAGTCGTCTGGAACACCAGATATGTGCCAAAAATCCCGAGCATAAAGCCAAGGTCGCCCACGCGGTTGACCACAAAGGCCTTGATTGCAGCCGCACCCGCGCTCGGCTTTTTGAACCAGAACCCGATCAGCAGATAGGACGCCAGCCCCACCCCTTCCCAGCCAAAGAACATCTGGACCAGGTTCTCGGCGGTCACGAGCATCAGCATCGCGAAGGTGAAGAGTGAGAGATAGGCGAAGAAGCGCGGCTGATCCGGGTCTTCCTCCATATAGCCCCAGCTATAGAGGTGGACGAGCGCGGAGACGGTGTTGATGACCACCAGCATCACCGCGGTCAGCGCATCGACGCGCAGCTCCCAGTCAAAGCTGAGCGTGCCCGACTGCACCCATTGCAGCACAGGGACGACATGCGCGGTCTCGGTCCCGTTGAGGAAGCCGAGGAAGATCGGCCAGCTCAGGCCTGCCGACAGGAACAGCGCACCGGTCGTGATCGACTTGGTGACCATATTGCCGAGCATCCGGTTGCCCAGCCCCGCAATGATTGCCGCCAGCAGCGGCGCAAAGACGATGATGAGGATCGTGTCCACCGGCTCTTATCCCTTCATCCGGTTCACATCGTCGACCGCGATTGTGCCGCGTCCGCGATAATAGATGACGAGAATGGCAAGCCCGATGGCCGCCTCTGCCGCCGCGACTGTGAGCACCATCATGGCAAAGACCTGACCCACCAGATCGCCCATAAACGCGCTGAATGCGACGAGGTTGATGTTCACTGCCAGCAGGATCAGCTCGACCGCCATCAGGATAACAATCACGTTTTTGCGGTTGAGGAAGATGCCCAACACGCCAAGCACGAACAGGATCGCGCCCACGACGATGTAATGTTCGACGCCGATCATAGCTCGACCCCCTTGCCCACTTCGGGGTTCTTCATTTGCGTCGCCTCTTCGGGACGGCGCGCGATCTGCTTGCCAATGTCCTGACGGCCACGCGCACCCGGCTTGGGCTCGCGGTGGGTGAGGACAATCGCGCCGATCATCGCGACCAGCAGGATGATCCCGGCGATCTCGAACAGAATAATATAAGGCTTGTAGAGAAGCGCCCCGATAGCCTCGATATTGCTAACACCTTCGCGAGTTGCCGCCATGCCATCGGGCGTGCCCAACTCGATCCCGCCTGCGGTGTAAGCACCCAGCCCCAGCACCAGCTCGGCCAGCAGGATAAACGCAATCGCGATCCCCAGCGGGAAATTCTTGATGAAGCTGGCGCGCATCGCGGCAAAATCGATGTCGAGCATCATCACCACAAACAGGAACAGCACCGCCACCGCGCCGACATAGACGATCACCAGCAGCATCGCGATGAACTCCGCGCCCACCAGCACCATCAGGCCAGCAGCGTTGAAGAAGGCGAGGATCAGCCACAGGACCGAATGCACCGGATTGCGCGACATGATGACCATCACCGCACTTGCGATGACCAGTCCTGCAAACAGGTAGAAGGCTAATGCTTGTATCATATGTCCCGTTATCCGTTCGCCGCGCCCTTAACGGTAGGGTGCGTCGGCTTCAAGATTGGCCGCGATGGCCCGTTCCCACTTGTCACCATTCGCCAGCAGCTTGGCCTTGTCATAAAGCAGCTCCTCGCGGGTTTCGGTGGCGTATTCGAAATTCGGCCCTTCGACCACGGCATCCACCGGGCAGGCTTCCTGACAGAAGCCGCAATAGATGCACTTGGTCATGTCGATGTCATAGCGCGTGGTACGGCGGCTGCCGTCTTCTCGCGGTTCGCTCTCGATCGTGATCGCCTGCGCGGGGCAAACGGCCTCGCACAATTTGCACGCAATGCAGCGCTCTTCGCCATTGGGATAGCGGCGCAGCGCATGCTCACCGCGGAAACGCGGGGAAAGCGGCGACTTCTCGAACGGATAGTTGATCGTCACCTTGGGCTTGAAGAAATACTTCAAGGTCAGCGCATGCGCCTTGAGAAATTCCCACAAGGTGAACGATTTGAGGAGCTGGGTTGCGGTGGTCATGTCTATCTCCTGACCTCGCGAATTTCGTCGAGCGCGGCCTCAGGATCTGGCGTTCTCATCACCGCACAGTTGCCGCTTAACTTCCTGCCGTCCGGCGACCAAGGGTAAAACTTCACGTCTGCATATGCTCCAGCAAAGTTTCCGCCTTCATTGGGAACCATCGGTCCGGTATTGATCCGGAACACGATCTCGTCCGCACTCCTGAAAACCAAGCTGGTGTCTCCAGACGGACCGATACTCTCGACAAAGCTTGTAGTATGCTCGACAAGTCGGTCGCCGCCCTCAGCCAGATTTATCAGCTGCGTTTGACTACCTTCGGGTTCGGAAAAATAGATATATCCATCTGGATAAGCCGGTGAGTTATCGCCTTCAGCAACCTGAAATGGTCGCGTCTGACCTCCGGTTGGTTCGGGGTAATAGTATGCGAGCAGAAACCGAGGTGCCGATGACCCTATCCGCGACGACGAGCCTTCACTCATAGCGCACGACCAGAGGTGAAACTCTTCGCCACCCTGCTCACCAGGTGAATTGACTGACAGCAACGCAAGCACAAGAATGCCAATCATCCGAAATGCCCCGTCGCCATCAGGTAGCCGCTGATCGCCGCGACGAAGAACAGGCTCATCGGCAGGAACACCTTCCAGCCAAGCCGCATCAGTTGGTCATAGCGATAACGCGGCACGGTCGCCCAGATCCAGCTGAACATGAAGAAGAACATGAAGGTCTTGAGCAGGAACCAGATGAAGCCCGGCACATAGTATAGCGGCGCCCATTCGAACGGTGGCAGCCACCCGCCGAAGAACAGCAGGGTGCACAGCGAGCACATCAGCAGGATGTTCGCATATTCACCCAGCCAGAACAGCGCGAAGGCCATGCTCGAATATTCGGTCTGGTAGCCGGCGACGAGTTCGGACTCGGCTTCGGTCAGATCGAAGGGTGCGCGTGCTGTCTCTGCCAGCGCCGAGATGAAGAACACCACGAACATCGGGAAGAGCAGAAGGTTGAAGTAGAACCCGTTGACCACGCCAAATCCGTGTCCGCGCTGCGCCTCGACAATACCGCTCATGTTGAACGTGCCCGCCCACAGGACGACGCAGACGAGGATGAAGCCGATCGAGACCTCGTAAGAGATCATCTGCGCGGCGGCGCGCATGGCCGAGAAGAACGGGTATTTGGAATTCGACGCCCAACCGCTCATCACCACGCCGTAAACGCCCAGCGAGCTGATCGCGAGGATGTAGAGCAGCCCGACATTGATATCGGCCAGCACCACGCCCGCATCGAACGGGATCACCGCCCATGCTGCCAGCGCCACGGTAAAGGTGATGATAGGCGCGAGCAGGAAGATGCCCTTATTCGCGGCCGTGGGAATGATCGTCTCTTGCAGGAAGACTTTGAGGCCGTCCGCAAAACTCTGAAGCAGGCCAAACGGCCCCACCACATTGGGCCCGCGCCGCAGCATGATCGCGCCGAGCACCTTGCGATCAACATAGATCACCATCGCCACCGCCAGCATCAGCGGCAGAGCGATCAGCAGAATCCCAGCAATGGTGGCAACACCCCATGCCCATTCGTAGGACATGCCGAACGATTGGAAGAACTCGGTCATACGCCCGGCCCTTTCACCTTGTCGTAAATCGCGACGAGCACATGAATGACCGCGCCGCTGGAAACGAGATATGCCATCTCGACAAATCCCCAATAGTAAGCCGTCGAGCGGGCAATCCACCGCGCATCGTCGAACCCGCCAACATCGCCAGCATAGGCATAAGTTGCGTTTATCATACTGATTTCATTGAACACTCGCCACGCCCCGACGAGGATGGCGAGAGTGTAAAACACATAAGGCAAGCGCCGAAGGAATGGGGGAAGCTCGGTCATTCCGCAGCCTCCTTCATCTCATCGCCGTGGAGCAGTTCTGCTGAACATTGCTGCATCACCGTGCTGGCGCGGGCGATGGGGTTGGTGAGGTAGAAGTCCTTGATCGGATAGGCCCCAATCGAGCCTTCCGCTTTGGCGCTGCTGTCAGCTTTCGGCAGCTTGCCGTAATCTGCAAGACCTTCTTCGCCCAAAGCAGGCACTTCGGCGATCATCGCCGCCTGCAATTCGGCGAAGCTGTCAAACCCGACGCTCACACCCAGCGCATCGGCGAGCGCGCGCAGGATTGTCCAGTCTTCGCGTGCATCACCCGGTGCGAACACGGCTTTCTCCGCAAACTGCACGCGGCCTTCGGTATTCACGTAGGTGCCGTCTTTCTCGGCATAGGAAGCCGCGGGCAGGATCACATCCGCCGCATGCGCGCCTTTGTCGCCGTGATGGCCGATATAGACCTTGAGGCTGTCCGCGAACGGCTCGTGGTTCATCTCGTCAGCGCCGAGGCTCAGCACCACTTTGGGCGCCGCTTTGGCGAGGTCTGCCATGCCGCCTTCGACCGTGAAATCGAGCATCAGCGAGCCCATGCGGGCCGCGCTCATATGCAGTACGTTGAAGCCGTTCCAGCCATCTTTGACGAGGCCAAACTTGTCGACCAGCTTGAGCGCCGCGCCAAGCGCACCATTCGCCAAAGCCGCTCCTCCAAGGATCACTGCCGGACGCTCAGCGGCTTTCATCGCATCGCCCAAAGCCTTGGGAACGCGGTTCAGTACCTTCAGGTCTTCGCCTAGGAGCTCAGCCGGATAGGTCGCTTCCCATTCGGGACCGACCACAAAGACCTTCGCGCCAGCCTTCACTGCCTTGCGGATGCGCGCATTCACCAAAGCGGCTTCCCAGCGGATGTGGCTGCCGACGATCAGGATCGCGTCTGCCGTCTCGATGCCGGCCAGCGTCGAGTTGAAATTCACCGCCGCGATGTTCGATACGTCGTAAGTCATGCCGGTCTGGCGCGCCTCGACCAGCGAGGAACCGCATGCCTTGAGCAAAGTCTTGGCCGCGAACATGGTTTCGCAATCGACCATGTCGCCTGCAACCGCCGCGATTGAGGCTTTGTCATCGCCCAGATGCGTGGCGATTGTCTCAAACGCCTCAACCCAGTCTGCCTGAGTGAGCTTACCGCCCTTGCGGATAAACACCTTGTCCAGACGGCGCTTGGTCAAGCCATCGACCTGATAGCGGCCCTTGTCCGATAGCCATTCCTCGTTGACGTCGTCATTGATGCGCGGAAGTGCGCGCATGACTTCGCGGCCCTTGGAGTGCAGCGAGATATTCGCGCCCACCGCGTCGGACACGTCGATGCTGAGCGTGCGCTTCAGCTCCCACGGACGCGCTTCGAACGCATAGGGACGCGATGTCAGTGCGCCCACGGGGCACAGATCGATCACATTGGCGGAAAGCTCGTGCTTCGCGGCCTGTTCGAGATAAGTCGTGATCTGCATATCCTCGCCACGATAAAGCGCGCCGATCTCGTCCACGCCCGCGATCTCCTCGGAGAAGCGCACGCAGCGTGTGCAGTGGATGCAGCGGGTCATGATCGTCTTGATCAGCGGACCCATGCTCTTTTCGGTCACAGCGCGCTTGTTCTCGCGCTCGTAACGCGAAGAGCCGCGACCATAGGCAACCGCCTGATCCTGAAGGTCGCATTCGCCGCCCTGATCGCAGATCGGGCAGTCGAGCGGGTGGTTGATGAGGAGAAACTCCATCACCCCTTCGCGGGCCTTCTTGACCATCGGAGTGTCGGTGCGGATTTCCTGACCTTCACCGGCTGGGAGCGCGCAGGAGGCCTGCGGCTTCGGCGGGCCAGGCTTCACTTCGACCAGACACATGCGGCAATTGCCCGCAATGCTCAGCCGCTCATGATAGCAGAAACGCGGG
It encodes:
- the nuoL gene encoding NADH-quinone oxidoreductase subunit L, whose amino-acid sequence is MDTILIIVFAPLLAAIIAGLGNRMLGNMVTKSITTGALFLSAGLSWPIFLGFLNGTETAHVVPVLQWVQSGTLSFDWELRVDALTAVMLVVINTVSALVHLYSWGYMEEDPDQPRFFAYLSLFTFAMLMLVTAENLVQMFFGWEGVGLASYLLIGFWFKKPSAGAAAIKAFVVNRVGDLGFMLGIFGTYLVFQTTSIPEILAAAPAMSGSTIGFLGMRLYTMDILCILLFIGAMGKSAQLGLHTWLPDAMEGPTPVSALIHAATMVTAGVFMVCRLSPMFETAPTALAIVAVVGAATCFFAATIGTTQWDIKRVIAYSTCSQLGYMFFAAGVGAYGVAMFHLFTHAFFKALLFLGAGSVIHAMHHEQDMRYYGDLRKRIPITFWAMLAGTLAITGVGVLGVFGFAGFYSKDAILEAAWARGTGISQMAFWAGAVAALLTSFYSWRLMFLTFWGKPRWIESEHIQHSVHKTPEEAGEDTTGGYHPHESPITMLIPLGVLTLGALFAGFVFKYPFIDGASDAVNGAFWGGSIYFNENLIHGLHAVPLWVKLTATVVMVLGFAGAYVAYIAKPDIPAKFVARFGWLHNFVFRKWYFDELYDAIFVRPAFWLGRQFWKLGDIGTIDRFGPNGIAAVVERGSVATRAIQSGYLYTYALIMLLGLIGAVTYALF
- the nuoK gene encoding NADH-quinone oxidoreductase subunit NuoK; translation: MIGVEHYIVVGAILFVLGVLGIFLNRKNVIVILMAVELILLAVNINLVAFSAFMGDLVGQVFAMMVLTVAAAEAAIGLAILVIYYRGRGTIAVDDVNRMKG
- a CDS encoding NADH-quinone oxidoreductase subunit J, with the translated sequence MIQALAFYLFAGLVIASAVMVIMSRNPVHSVLWLILAFFNAAGLMVLVGAEFIAMLLVIVYVGAVAVLFLFVVMMLDIDFAAMRASFIKNFPLGIAIAFILLAELVLGLGAYTAGGIELGTPDGMAATREGVSNIEAIGALLYKPYIILFEIAGIILLVAMIGAIVLTHREPKPGARGRQDIGKQIARRPEEATQMKNPEVGKGVEL
- the nuoI gene encoding NADH-quinone oxidoreductase subunit NuoI; translation: MTTATQLLKSFTLWEFLKAHALTLKYFFKPKVTINYPFEKSPLSPRFRGEHALRRYPNGEERCIACKLCEAVCPAQAITIESEPREDGSRRTTRYDIDMTKCIYCGFCQEACPVDAVVEGPNFEYATETREELLYDKAKLLANGDKWERAIAANLEADAPYR
- the nuoH gene encoding NADH-quinone oxidoreductase subunit NuoH, whose protein sequence is MTEFFQSFGMSYEWAWGVATIAGILLIALPLMLAVAMVIYVDRKVLGAIMLRRGPNVVGPFGLLQSFADGLKVFLQETIIPTAANKGIFLLAPIITFTVALAAWAVIPFDAGVVLADINVGLLYILAISSLGVYGVVMSGWASNSKYPFFSAMRAAAQMISYEVSIGFILVCVVLWAGTFNMSGIVEAQRGHGFGVVNGFYFNLLLFPMFVVFFISALAETARAPFDLTEAESELVAGYQTEYSSMAFALFWLGEYANILLMCSLCTLLFFGGWLPPFEWAPLYYVPGFIWFLLKTFMFFFMFSWIWATVPRYRYDQLMRLGWKVFLPMSLFFVAAISGYLMATGHFG
- the nuoG gene encoding NADH-quinone oxidoreductase subunit NuoG; protein product: MPKVTVDGEEIEVPAGATVLQACELAGKEIPRFCYHERLSIAGNCRMCLVEVKPGPPKPQASCALPAGEGQEIRTDTPMVKKAREGVMEFLLINHPLDCPICDQGGECDLQDQAVAYGRGSSRYERENKRAVTEKSMGPLIKTIMTRCIHCTRCVRFSEEIAGVDEIGALYRGEDMQITTYLEQAAKHELSANVIDLCPVGALTSRPYAFEARPWELKRTLSIDVSDAVGANISLHSKGREVMRALPRINDDVNEEWLSDKGRYQVDGLTKRRLDKVFIRKGGKLTQADWVEAFETIATHLGDDKASIAAVAGDMVDCETMFAAKTLLKACGSSLVEARQTGMTYDVSNIAAVNFNSTLAGIETADAILIVGSHIRWEAALVNARIRKAVKAGAKVFVVGPEWEATYPAELLGEDLKVLNRVPKALGDAMKAAERPAVILGGAALANGALGAALKLVDKFGLVKDGWNGFNVLHMSAARMGSLMLDFTVEGGMADLAKAAPKVVLSLGADEMNHEPFADSLKVYIGHHGDKGAHAADVILPAASYAEKDGTYVNTEGRVQFAEKAVFAPGDAREDWTILRALADALGVSVGFDSFAELQAAMIAEVPALGEEGLADYGKLPKADSSAKAEGSIGAYPIKDFYLTNPIARASTVMQQCSAELLHGDEMKEAAE